Proteins encoded together in one Flavobacterium keumense window:
- a CDS encoding penicillin-binding transpeptidase domain-containing protein, with amino-acid sequence MAVEDKHISNRIYLVALAMFLMAVAIVVKLTNIQWVEGAHYRKLAKERTVKNFVIPANKGNIYSADGSLLATSIPNYEIRFDAMAPKTELFQRAVDSLADSLAYLLGKPSHFYENELRKARAKQNRYFLIARNLNYTNYVKIKGFPLFKEGANKGGIIVAQKTIREYPIGKIAERTIGYERVKPDHTHDGKGIEWAYRNYLNGKDGKILKQKIAKGQWKPIRDLNEVDPIDGYDVISTIDVFIQDIAHHALLKQLEEYEAEHGCVVVMETKTGRIKAISNLGRDDSDGTYYETQNYAITEAHDPGSTFKLVDLMAVLEDKVADTSTVFDANGGIIRIHGKPVEDSHHGLGKVSLAHGFEVSSNTVMVQSVYKNYRNNPSKFIKHIESWGLDKKIGLELKGEATPKIPKPGEKGWSALSLPWMAFGYGINVTPMQTLTYYNAVANNGVMVKPQLVSEIKKWNTTIKKIQPQIINPRVCSPETLKKIRVVLENVVRRGTAKSLYTKEFPMAGKTGTAQMNYGNKSGSGMYYASSFVGYFPANKPQYTCIVVVHRPNTAHNNYYGADVAGPVFKRIAQKIFTDAPSTNEIRKIDRKIPKQELDYAAYYNHSQKKQNVIPDVKGMSGMDAVALLENLGIRVKIKGIGKVKKQSLQAGQNIAKNTTIVLELS; translated from the coding sequence ATGGCAGTAGAAGATAAACATATTTCAAATAGAATTTATCTAGTGGCTTTAGCTATGTTCTTGATGGCTGTGGCTATTGTTGTAAAATTGACTAATATTCAATGGGTAGAAGGGGCTCATTATAGAAAATTAGCAAAAGAAAGAACCGTTAAAAACTTTGTGATACCCGCTAATAAGGGTAATATTTATTCGGCTGATGGGAGTTTGTTAGCCACTTCAATTCCTAATTACGAGATTCGTTTTGATGCCATGGCACCTAAAACAGAATTGTTTCAAAGAGCGGTTGACTCTTTAGCCGATTCATTAGCCTATCTACTAGGCAAACCATCTCATTTTTATGAAAATGAATTGAGGAAAGCTAGGGCTAAACAGAATAGATACTTCTTAATTGCTCGTAATTTAAATTATACAAATTATGTTAAGATAAAAGGTTTTCCCCTTTTTAAAGAAGGAGCTAATAAAGGAGGTATTATTGTTGCGCAAAAAACTATTAGAGAATATCCTATTGGTAAAATAGCCGAAAGAACCATTGGTTATGAAAGGGTTAAGCCAGACCACACACATGATGGAAAAGGTATTGAATGGGCTTATAGAAATTATTTAAATGGGAAAGATGGTAAAATTCTAAAACAAAAAATAGCTAAAGGACAATGGAAACCTATTAGAGATTTGAATGAAGTAGATCCAATAGATGGGTATGATGTTATTTCTACAATTGATGTGTTTATTCAAGATATTGCACATCACGCTTTGTTAAAACAATTAGAAGAATACGAAGCAGAACATGGTTGTGTTGTAGTAATGGAAACCAAAACAGGTCGAATTAAGGCGATTTCTAATTTAGGGAGAGATGATTCTGATGGGACCTATTATGAAACTCAAAATTACGCGATCACTGAGGCTCATGACCCAGGTTCAACATTTAAGTTAGTTGATTTAATGGCAGTTCTTGAAGATAAGGTGGCTGATACAAGTACTGTTTTTGATGCTAACGGTGGAATAATCAGAATTCATGGTAAACCAGTTGAAGATTCTCATCATGGTCTAGGTAAAGTTTCCTTGGCCCATGGGTTCGAAGTGTCTTCTAATACTGTAATGGTTCAATCTGTTTATAAAAATTATAGAAACAATCCATCCAAATTCATTAAACATATTGAATCTTGGGGATTAGATAAAAAAATAGGATTAGAATTAAAAGGAGAAGCCACTCCAAAAATTCCTAAGCCAGGAGAAAAGGGCTGGTCTGCACTTTCATTGCCTTGGATGGCTTTTGGGTACGGAATTAATGTTACCCCAATGCAAACCTTAACCTATTATAATGCAGTGGCAAATAATGGGGTGATGGTAAAACCTCAGTTGGTTTCAGAGATAAAAAAATGGAATACTACAATTAAGAAAATTCAGCCACAAATTATAAATCCTAGGGTGTGTTCGCCAGAAACATTAAAGAAAATCCGAGTGGTGTTAGAAAATGTTGTTAGAAGAGGAACGGCTAAGAGTTTGTATACCAAAGAGTTTCCTATGGCTGGAAAGACTGGTACGGCGCAAATGAATTATGGCAACAAATCAGGATCTGGAATGTATTATGCGTCTTCCTTTGTGGGCTATTTTCCTGCAAATAAACCGCAATATACATGTATAGTGGTGGTTCATAGACCTAACACTGCTCATAACAATTATTATGGTGCTGATGTAGCAGGTCCTGTTTTTAAGCGAATCGCTCAAAAAATATTTACAGATGCTCCATCCACTAACGAGATTAGAAAAATTGATAGAAAAATCCCAAAACAGGAATTGGATTATGCAGCCTATTATAATCATTCTCAGAAAAAACAAAATGTGATTCCAGATGTTAAAGGAATGTCGGGAATGGACGCGGTAGCGCTTTTAGAAAATTTGGGAATTCGAGTAAAAATTAAAGGAATTGGGAAAGTGAAAAAACAATCCCTTCAAGCGGGTCAAAATATAGCTAAAAACACAACCATAGTATTAGAATTATCGTGA
- a CDS encoding FtsL-like putative cell division protein, which translates to MKHGVYSILKARFLLDEDAIKNWRFIVFIILLAIAMIANTQSYEQKVFRIAELTNEVKELRSEFVDRRSELMKLKMESTIAQKMEAKQIKPSTVPPVKIKVKKEEEKGFFSQLWQ; encoded by the coding sequence ATGAAACATGGTGTATATAGTATATTAAAAGCGCGGTTTCTTCTCGATGAGGATGCAATTAAAAACTGGCGATTTATCGTATTTATTATACTACTTGCTATTGCAATGATTGCCAATACACAAAGCTATGAACAAAAAGTCTTTAGAATTGCAGAGTTGACTAATGAAGTAAAGGAGTTGCGTTCAGAATTTGTGGACAGACGTTCGGAATTGATGAAATTAAAGATGGAGTCCACGATTGCTCAAAAAATGGAGGCAAAACAAATAAAACCATCAACGGTTCCTCCAGTTAAAATAAAAGTAAAAAAAGAAGAAGAAAAAGGATTTTTTAGTCAATTATGGCAGTAG
- the rsmH gene encoding 16S rRNA (cytosine(1402)-N(4))-methyltransferase RsmH: MKVTMEYHNPVLLLESVDGLNIKPDGIYVDVTFGGGGHSREILSRLGPNGKLFAFDQDEDALANAIQDERVVLINENFRFIKRFLRFHNVKAVDGILGDLGVSSHQFDVAERGFSTRFDAELDMRMSQKNDLNAYRVVNEYDEENLRRVFLDYGELKNAPAIARVILEAREKHPIKNTEELKQVLSRFLPTHKSHKILAQMYQAIRIEVNQEMDVLKEFLEQSLEVLKPGGRLSIISYHSLEDRLVKRFIKNGMFEGEPERDFFGNFSVPFRTIGKLIVPNNEQIKENNRARSAKLRIAEKI, from the coding sequence ATGAAGGTGACAATGGAATATCATAATCCAGTTTTGCTGCTTGAATCAGTAGATGGCTTGAATATAAAACCTGATGGGATTTATGTAGATGTTACTTTTGGTGGCGGTGGGCATTCCAGAGAGATTTTAAGTAGGTTGGGACCAAATGGTAAATTGTTTGCTTTTGATCAAGATGAAGATGCTTTAGCAAATGCAATACAAGACGAGAGGGTTGTTCTCATTAATGAAAATTTCAGATTTATTAAACGTTTTTTGCGTTTTCATAATGTTAAAGCGGTCGATGGGATACTAGGAGATTTAGGTGTTTCATCTCATCAGTTTGATGTGGCCGAGAGAGGATTTTCAACACGATTTGATGCCGAGTTGGATATGAGAATGAGTCAAAAGAATGATTTGAATGCGTATCGCGTGGTGAATGAGTATGACGAAGAAAATTTACGTAGGGTGTTTTTGGATTATGGAGAGTTGAAGAATGCTCCGGCTATTGCTAGAGTCATTTTGGAAGCAAGAGAAAAACATCCTATTAAAAATACAGAGGAGTTAAAACAGGTTTTGAGTCGGTTTTTGCCAACTCATAAAAGTCATAAAATTTTAGCTCAAATGTACCAGGCAATACGCATAGAGGTAAATCAAGAAATGGATGTTTTAAAAGAGTTTTTGGAACAGTCATTAGAAGTTTTGAAGCCTGGGGGTAGGTTGAGTATTATCTCGTACCATTCTCTTGAGGATAGATTAGTGAAACGATTTATTAAAAATGGAATGTTTGAAGGAGAGCCAGAACGTGATTTTTTTGGCAACTTTTCTGTACCATTTCGAACCATTGGAAAGTTAATTGTACCCAATAACGAACAAATAAAAGAAAATAACAGAGCGCGAAGTGCTAAGTTAAGAATTGCAGAAAAGATATAG
- a CDS encoding division/cell wall cluster transcriptional repressor MraZ, whose protein sequence is MNTIVGTYECKVDAKGRVLMPSPLKKQLISSLQEGFVLKRSVFQPCLELYPMQEWNVMMQKINKLNRFVKKNNDFIRRFTAGVKVVEIDALGRLLVPKDLIGFASITKDVVFSSAVTIVEIWDKDLYEKSINGEDVDFADLAEDVMGNVNEGDNGIS, encoded by the coding sequence TTGAACACAATAGTTGGGACATACGAATGTAAAGTGGATGCAAAAGGTAGGGTTTTGATGCCTTCTCCTTTGAAAAAACAATTGATCTCTTCGTTGCAGGAAGGGTTTGTATTGAAGCGTTCTGTTTTTCAGCCTTGTTTGGAGCTGTATCCTATGCAAGAATGGAATGTAATGATGCAAAAAATCAATAAGCTGAATCGTTTTGTTAAGAAGAACAATGATTTTATTCGTCGTTTTACGGCAGGTGTTAAGGTAGTTGAGATAGATGCTTTGGGTAGGTTATTGGTTCCTAAAGATTTGATAGGTTTTGCAAGTATCACCAAAGATGTCGTTTTTTCTTCGGCAGTTACTATTGTTGAAATCTGGGATAAGGATTTATATGAAAAATCAATAAATGGAGAAGATGTTGATTTTGCTGATTTGGCAGAGGATGTGATGGGTAATGTAAATGAAGGTGACAATGGAATATCATAA
- a CDS encoding alpha/beta fold hydrolase, giving the protein MEEHYKKEGKYSYFEAGEGTPIVILHGLMGGLSNFDGVARYFSTKGYKIIIPDLPIYTQNILKTNVKAFAKYVKDFITFKGLDNVILLGNSLGGHIALYHTKMYPEKVAGLVITGSSGLYESAMGDSYPKRGDYEYIKKKAEDVFYDPKVATPELVDEVYASVNDRIKLIKTLTIAKSAIRHNMAKDLPKMKVQTCIIWGKNDKVTPPEVAEEFHNLLPNSTLYWIDKCGHAAMMEHPDEFNRILEEWFTTVFKPVS; this is encoded by the coding sequence ATGGAAGAACACTATAAAAAAGAAGGTAAATACAGTTATTTTGAAGCCGGAGAAGGAACTCCTATTGTTATTTTACACGGTCTAATGGGCGGATTAAGTAATTTTGATGGAGTTGCTCGCTATTTTTCGACCAAAGGATACAAAATAATTATTCCAGATTTACCTATCTACACCCAAAATATTCTAAAAACGAATGTCAAAGCCTTTGCCAAATATGTAAAGGATTTCATTACTTTTAAAGGTCTTGATAATGTAATTTTACTAGGAAATTCGTTAGGCGGGCATATTGCATTGTACCACACTAAAATGTACCCAGAAAAAGTAGCTGGACTAGTAATCACAGGGAGTTCTGGATTGTACGAAAGTGCTATGGGCGATAGCTACCCTAAAAGAGGGGATTATGAATACATTAAGAAAAAAGCTGAAGATGTCTTTTACGATCCAAAAGTAGCTACTCCTGAACTTGTTGACGAAGTCTATGCCTCTGTTAATGATAGAATTAAATTAATAAAAACATTGACAATTGCAAAAAGTGCCATTCGACATAACATGGCAAAGGATCTTCCCAAAATGAAAGTGCAAACTTGTATCATTTGGGGTAAAAATGACAAAGTAACACCTCCAGAGGTGGCTGAAGAATTTCATAATTTACTACCCAATTCAACATTGTATTGGATTGATAAATGTGGTCATGCTGCTATGATGGAACATCCTGACGAATTCAACAGAATTTTAGAAGAATGGTTCACAACTGTTTTTAAACCTGTATCATAG
- the yihA gene encoding ribosome biogenesis GTP-binding protein YihA/YsxC: MKITSAEFIISNSQVDKCPKDFLPEYAFIGRSNVGKSSLINMLTNNKNLAKTSGKPGKTQLINHFLINKNWFLVDLPGYGYAKVSKKTKNIFQQFITNYFETREQLVCAFVLIDIRHEAQTIDIEFMSYMGESEIPFCIIFTKADKISKTKIDSHIAAYKKKMLANNWAEMPQYFVTSSTESIGKETLLNYIDEVNLAVIKSQNEF; encoded by the coding sequence ATGAAAATTACTAGCGCTGAATTTATTATTAGCAATTCGCAGGTTGATAAATGTCCGAAAGATTTTTTACCTGAATACGCTTTTATTGGTCGTTCTAATGTAGGGAAATCTTCTCTAATTAATATGCTAACCAATAATAAAAATTTAGCTAAAACTTCAGGAAAACCAGGAAAAACTCAATTAATCAATCATTTTTTAATTAACAAAAATTGGTTCCTAGTCGATCTACCTGGATATGGTTATGCCAAAGTTTCTAAAAAAACAAAAAATATTTTTCAGCAATTTATTACTAATTATTTTGAAACTAGAGAACAATTAGTTTGTGCTTTTGTTTTAATTGATATCCGACACGAAGCGCAAACTATTGATATCGAATTCATGTCCTATATGGGTGAAAGCGAGATTCCATTTTGCATCATTTTTACAAAGGCTGATAAAATAAGTAAAACAAAAATAGATTCACATATTGCGGCTTATAAGAAAAAAATGTTGGCTAATAATTGGGCCGAAATGCCACAATATTTTGTTACCTCATCAACAGAATCCATAGGAAAAGAAACGCTTTTAAATTATATAGACGAAGTAAATCTAGCGGTTATTAAAAGTCAAAATGAATTTTAA
- the gldC gene encoding gliding motility protein GldC, with product MSETITSEIKFEIELDANRVPEKLSWTAADGGVTKEEAKAIMLSIWDSKAKETMRIDLWTKDMPVDEMKIFFHQTLVAMSDTFKRATDDEKMANTMKDFCDYFAEKLELIK from the coding sequence ATGTCAGAAACGATCACTTCAGAAATTAAGTTTGAGATTGAGCTAGATGCTAATCGGGTGCCTGAAAAGTTGTCTTGGACAGCTGCAGATGGAGGTGTTACTAAGGAAGAGGCAAAAGCCATAATGCTGTCTATTTGGGATAGTAAAGCAAAAGAAACGATGCGCATCGATTTATGGACTAAAGATATGCCCGTGGACGAGATGAAGATTTTCTTTCATCAAACTTTAGTTGCTATGTCAGATACCTTTAAACGCGCCACTGATGATGAAAAGATGGCCAATACAATGAAGGATTTTTGTGACTATTTTGCTGAAAAACTAGAATTGATTAAATAA
- the gldB gene encoding gliding motility lipoprotein GldB, which translates to MRVYLFSIVFCFAFFSCDKKASVEKEVKEIPVAIKVERFDKVFFESKPEDLQKIKQQYPFFFPVGVPDSVWVNKIQHPLWRELYKEVQKKYSNIEPVQSDMVTLFKHIKHYFPKTRTPKLITVIAEMDYTNKSIYADSLVIVSLELYLGKNHKFYEFPKYIKQNFEQRQIMPDVVTSFATSKIGINKDKTLLGQMVYYGKQLYLKDLLLPSYTDAEKIGYTSKQIIWCQENEMYIWRYFLENNLLYSDDSKLSSRFIAPAPFSKFYLEIDNDSPGQVGAWMGWQIVRSFAENNTVALTDLLKMPAKEIFEKSKYKPKK; encoded by the coding sequence ATGAGGGTGTATCTGTTTTCAATTGTTTTTTGTTTTGCATTTTTTTCTTGTGATAAAAAGGCATCGGTAGAAAAAGAAGTGAAAGAAATTCCTGTTGCGATCAAAGTGGAACGATTTGACAAAGTGTTTTTTGAGTCGAAACCAGAAGATTTACAAAAAATAAAGCAACAATATCCTTTTTTCTTCCCGGTAGGAGTTCCAGATAGTGTTTGGGTTAATAAAATTCAACATCCGTTGTGGAGAGAGTTATATAAAGAGGTTCAGAAAAAATATAGCAACATTGAACCTGTTCAGTCTGATATGGTTACCTTGTTTAAGCATATTAAGCATTATTTTCCTAAAACAAGAACCCCTAAATTGATTACTGTTATTGCAGAAATGGATTATACTAATAAATCCATTTATGCAGATAGCTTGGTTATTGTGTCCCTTGAGTTGTATTTGGGTAAGAATCATAAATTTTATGAATTTCCAAAGTATATTAAACAAAATTTTGAGCAGCGACAAATTATGCCTGATGTTGTTACTAGTTTTGCAACAAGTAAAATAGGAATAAATAAAGACAAAACGCTTCTGGGTCAGATGGTATATTATGGAAAACAATTGTATTTGAAGGATTTATTATTGCCAAGTTATACTGATGCTGAAAAAATTGGCTATACTTCAAAGCAAATCATTTGGTGTCAAGAAAATGAAATGTATATTTGGAGGTATTTTTTAGAAAACAATCTTCTTTATAGTGATGACTCTAAATTGAGTTCTCGTTTCATTGCTCCGGCTCCGTTTTCTAAATTTTATTTAGAAATAGACAACGATTCTCCTGGTCAAGTTGGAGCTTGGATGGGATGGCAAATAGTCCGTTCGTTTGCAGAGAATAATACGGTTGCTTTGACTGATTTGTTAAAAATGCCAGCTAAAGAAATATTTGAAAAATCTAAATATAAACCAAAGAAATAA
- the nadE gene encoding NAD(+) synthase: MSKKSTLQVEKANEFIVNWLKTYATNAKVNGFVVGISGGIDSAVTSTLCAQTGLKVVCVEMPIHQAESQINRAKEHINQLMQRFPNVSRAESNLTSVFESFKKVVPNDIHEHQLNLTLANTRARIRMTTLYYYGGIYGLLVAGTGNKVEDFGVGFYTKYGDGGVDLSPIADLMKSDVFALGAFLKVPESILKASPTDGLFGDDRTDEDQLGASYDELEWAMLQDEKGNSADSFSGREQTVFEIYKRLNTVNQHKMNPIPVCIIPESLK; encoded by the coding sequence ATGTCGAAAAAAAGCACCCTTCAAGTTGAAAAGGCAAATGAATTTATTGTAAATTGGCTAAAAACCTACGCTACTAACGCAAAAGTAAATGGTTTTGTTGTGGGTATTTCGGGAGGAATTGACTCAGCAGTTACATCAACTCTTTGTGCACAAACAGGACTTAAAGTTGTATGCGTTGAAATGCCAATTCATCAAGCAGAAAGTCAAATTAATCGTGCAAAAGAACATATTAACCAATTAATGCAACGATTTCCTAATGTTTCTCGTGCTGAATCCAATTTAACATCCGTTTTTGAATCTTTCAAAAAAGTAGTCCCAAACGATATTCACGAACATCAACTCAACTTAACTTTAGCCAATACTCGCGCTAGAATTAGAATGACTACTCTGTACTATTATGGTGGGATTTATGGCTTATTAGTAGCTGGAACGGGAAATAAAGTAGAAGATTTTGGAGTAGGTTTTTATACAAAATATGGGGATGGAGGAGTTGATTTGAGTCCAATTGCCGATTTAATGAAATCTGATGTTTTTGCGCTAGGTGCCTTTTTAAAAGTTCCAGAATCTATATTGAAAGCTTCTCCCACTGATGGACTATTTGGTGATGACAGAACAGATGAGGACCAATTAGGAGCTAGTTATGACGAATTAGAATGGGCCATGTTACAAGATGAAAAAGGAAATTCTGCAGATTCATTTTCAGGAAGAGAACAAACGGTTTTTGAAATCTACAAACGCTTAAACACTGTAAATCAACATAAGATGAACCCTATTCCTGTTTGTATTATTCCAGAATCGTTAAAATAA
- a CDS encoding response regulator transcription factor yields MIKVCVADNYPVVHFGIKSYFKDHKDISIVANIGNFSMLNDILLEKEIDVLLLDLELEGLSSIITIKSIVKNFPNTKIIIYSGLPEQIYAPNVIKAGAAGFIHKNEKLGTLADAIIKAHEGKIVMNEEIKKSFALLAKKSKNERLYRKLSNREVEVLRYLSDGKKNHEIATILKLNEKTISTYKLRLLTKLNVTNLVDLVNKAKTLEIV; encoded by the coding sequence ATGATTAAGGTATGTGTCGCCGATAATTATCCTGTGGTTCATTTTGGAATAAAATCCTATTTCAAAGATCACAAAGACATTTCAATTGTAGCTAATATTGGAAATTTTTCAATGCTGAATGACATTCTTCTAGAAAAAGAAATAGATGTTTTGCTTTTAGATTTAGAACTAGAAGGCTTGTCTAGCATTATTACGATAAAATCAATCGTTAAAAATTTTCCAAACACTAAAATTATTATTTATAGTGGACTGCCAGAACAAATTTACGCTCCAAACGTTATTAAAGCAGGTGCTGCCGGATTTATTCACAAAAACGAAAAATTAGGGACTTTAGCCGATGCCATCATTAAAGCACATGAAGGTAAAATTGTAATGAACGAAGAAATCAAAAAAAGCTTTGCCTTACTTGCTAAAAAAAGTAAAAACGAACGATTGTATCGTAAACTTTCTAATAGAGAAGTTGAGGTTCTACGGTATCTAAGTGATGGTAAAAAAAATCACGAGATTGCTACCATTCTTAAATTAAATGAAAAAACAATTAGCACCTATAAACTACGATTACTTACTAAATTAAACGTGACCAATTTAGTCGATCTAGTGAATAAAGCTAAGACATTAGAAATTGTTTAG
- the dnaG gene encoding DNA primase, with product MISKNTIDTVYETARVEEVIGDFVQLKRAGTNFKGLSPFSDERSPSFMVSPVKQIWKDFSSGKGGNVVAFLMEHEHFTYPEAIRYLAKKYNIEIEETEQTDEEKANADIKESMYLVSEFAKNYFHNTLLHSEEGKAIGLSYFKERGFTNETIQKFGLGYSPEAWDAFTKEALGKGYKLEFLESTGLTIPKEDKPFDRFKGRVMFPIHSMSGRVLGFGGRILTNDKKAAKYLNSPESEIYHKTKVLYGIYQAKQAIAKLNNCYLVEGYTDVIQFHQAGIENVVASSGTALTPDQIRLINRLTKNITVLFDGDAAGLRASIRGIDLILEEGMNVKVCAFPDGEDPDSFAKKTSYDDLIAYLENNAKDFIQFKASLLIKEAQNDPIKKADLIRDMVQSISKIPDRIQREIYIQECSRIMDISEQVLMSTLAQLVQKDIAEIGKKQKQEQKAFEIVKNETSIQTEKLDILYQLERKIIEILLLYGDMTEMFQDVLLKTNSEGKIEQIVEKKEYKVYQRIYLSLQEDEVELANPLFRALFNDLITYYLQNENSGIENYLKQLPEAFAQEVTDILMEDERLNLHNWDGQNIFVKQKKETISQYTSEIIISMREYLINKLILDLVNEFSDKLEEEQEELKVMINDYNKLKVNLTATIGRIRSTYI from the coding sequence ATGATATCAAAAAACACCATAGATACCGTTTATGAAACTGCCCGAGTTGAGGAGGTTATTGGAGATTTTGTTCAATTAAAACGCGCAGGAACAAATTTTAAGGGGCTTAGTCCTTTTTCAGATGAGCGCTCTCCCTCTTTTATGGTTTCTCCTGTAAAACAAATTTGGAAAGATTTTAGTTCTGGAAAAGGAGGCAATGTTGTCGCTTTTTTGATGGAACACGAGCATTTTACCTATCCAGAAGCGATACGGTATCTTGCAAAAAAATATAATATTGAAATAGAGGAAACAGAGCAAACAGATGAAGAGAAGGCCAATGCAGATATTAAAGAAAGTATGTATTTGGTTTCAGAGTTTGCAAAAAATTATTTTCACAATACATTACTGCATTCAGAAGAGGGCAAAGCTATTGGGCTTTCCTATTTTAAAGAAAGAGGATTTACTAATGAAACTATACAAAAATTTGGTTTAGGTTATTCTCCCGAAGCTTGGGATGCTTTTACAAAAGAAGCTTTAGGAAAGGGATATAAATTAGAATTTTTAGAAAGTACAGGCTTAACTATTCCCAAAGAAGACAAACCTTTTGATCGATTTAAAGGGCGTGTTATGTTTCCAATACATAGTATGTCAGGAAGAGTATTGGGTTTTGGGGGTAGGATTTTAACGAATGATAAGAAAGCAGCTAAGTATCTGAATTCTCCAGAGAGCGAGATTTACCATAAGACTAAAGTGCTGTATGGTATCTACCAAGCAAAACAAGCCATTGCAAAGTTGAATAATTGTTACTTAGTTGAAGGTTATACAGATGTAATTCAATTCCATCAAGCAGGAATAGAAAATGTTGTTGCTTCTTCAGGTACTGCCTTAACTCCTGACCAAATTAGATTAATTAATAGGTTAACAAAAAATATAACAGTACTCTTTGATGGTGATGCAGCAGGCCTTAGAGCTTCAATACGAGGGATCGATTTGATACTAGAAGAAGGCATGAATGTAAAGGTGTGTGCATTTCCTGATGGGGAAGACCCGGATAGCTTTGCTAAAAAAACATCGTATGATGATTTAATTGCCTATCTTGAAAATAATGCCAAAGATTTCATTCAGTTTAAAGCTTCGCTTTTAATAAAAGAAGCCCAGAACGATCCTATAAAAAAAGCCGATTTGATTAGAGATATGGTACAAAGTATTTCTAAAATTCCAGATCGAATTCAGCGAGAGATCTATATTCAGGAGTGTTCTCGAATAATGGATATTTCAGAACAGGTCTTGATGAGTACTTTAGCGCAATTGGTACAAAAGGATATTGCTGAAATAGGAAAGAAACAAAAACAAGAACAGAAGGCTTTTGAAATTGTTAAAAATGAAACCTCAATTCAGACTGAGAAGTTGGATATTTTGTATCAACTGGAGCGAAAAATAATTGAAATATTATTACTTTACGGTGATATGACAGAGATGTTTCAAGATGTACTTTTAAAAACAAATTCAGAAGGGAAAATCGAACAAATAGTAGAAAAAAAGGAATACAAAGTATACCAGCGCATTTATCTTAGTTTACAAGAGGATGAGGTGGAGTTAGCTAATCCTTTGTTTAGGGCATTATTTAATGATTTGATTACCTATTATTTGCAAAATGAAAATTCTGGAATTGAGAATTATCTAAAACAGTTGCCAGAAGCTTTTGCACAAGAAGTTACAGATATATTAATGGAAGATGAACGCCTTAATCTCCATAATTGGGACGGGCAGAATATTTTTGTTAAACAAAAAAAAGAAACTATAAGTCAATATACTTCTGAAATAATTATTTCAATGCGGGAGTATTTAATTAATAAATTAATTTTAGACTTAGTAAATGAATTCTCCGATAAGCTAGAAGAAGAACAAGAAGAATTGAAAGTGATGATTAATGATTACAATAAGTTAAAAGTTAACTTAACGGCAACAATAGGTAGAATTAGGTCCACTTATATTTAA